In a genomic window of Thermus thermamylovorans:
- a CDS encoding TRAP transporter permease: MAELPTAPLPHTPLGRIARVVLVLGALYALYLVLHPFTPLSRAEIPILDIVQLQRSTHVLFLLLGTYLVTFPLVRKRTLGSWVFALFSLVPLLAFLLSPVPIPGTVKALVLLVWGATVLPALLPRWQRPAALLAALLSLLPTLYQLRYFEELVYRAVIPEPWDAGMSLTLIFLVLGAVYRLLGPVMPVLVLFFFSYNLHAHLFPGAFRGTPQPIDLLLGKAFNETEAGIYGLITGVSLKYLVYFTVLSGMIGALGLGRVVANLALALVGKHPATPGRVTGLSAVFMGMFSGSGAADTQFVATLTKPLYERAGYDRHVAAGVVATAGSIALITPPVMGSIAFLMVEILEIPYLQVIVMALGPALLYLISIMAFNEFYARKMGLPPVGVDFPGSRRAYTLRYSVLFLPILLIIALLYLGYEVRTAASLALVAFVLIAYLDPTLRPKGFGPILEGLEGGFRILLPIGTAVTAANLIFTMMVTSGLPSKFSQLLQQVSGESLLLATLITAVFSLILGMGVPPTATYVLTSALTAPAIIALAIENGLPASAALLATHMFLFYYAVLAEVTPPVALAGYAAASVFGTNPLTTGVYAARVALSKYLVGFFFLLSYSGTGLLIIPVLQNSPPAEAWPIILERFLAVAAGIIYLSASGAGYTRRPLRRWEAWALGILAVMLFVPYGPLNLLAFLLGLPFFLKGLTRAPKEA, from the coding sequence ATGGCCGAACTACCCACCGCACCCCTGCCCCACACCCCCTTGGGCCGCATCGCCCGGGTGGTCCTGGTCCTGGGAGCCCTCTACGCCCTCTACCTGGTCCTCCACCCCTTCACCCCCCTATCCCGGGCGGAGATACCCATACTGGACATCGTCCAGCTTCAGCGCAGCACCCACGTCCTATTCCTCCTCCTCGGCACCTACCTGGTCACCTTCCCCCTGGTGCGTAAGCGCACCTTGGGAAGCTGGGTCTTCGCCCTGTTCAGCCTGGTCCCCCTCCTGGCCTTTCTCTTGTCCCCCGTGCCCATCCCGGGAACGGTCAAGGCCCTGGTCCTGCTGGTCTGGGGCGCGACCGTCCTCCCCGCCCTCCTGCCGAGGTGGCAGCGCCCCGCCGCCCTCCTGGCCGCACTCCTTTCCCTCCTTCCCACCCTCTACCAGCTCCGCTACTTCGAGGAGTTGGTCTATCGGGCGGTGATCCCCGAGCCTTGGGACGCGGGCATGTCCCTCACCTTGATCTTTTTGGTCTTGGGGGCGGTCTACCGCCTCCTAGGCCCGGTGATGCCGGTGCTGGTCCTCTTCTTCTTCAGCTACAACCTGCACGCCCACCTCTTCCCCGGGGCCTTCCGCGGCACCCCCCAGCCCATCGACCTCCTCCTGGGCAAGGCCTTCAACGAGACGGAGGCGGGCATCTACGGCCTCATCACCGGGGTCTCCCTCAAGTACCTGGTCTACTTCACCGTCCTTTCCGGGATGATCGGGGCCCTGGGCCTGGGGCGGGTGGTGGCCAACCTGGCCCTGGCCCTGGTGGGTAAGCACCCCGCCACCCCGGGGAGGGTCACGGGGCTCTCCGCCGTCTTCATGGGGATGTTCTCCGGCTCGGGGGCCGCGGACACCCAGTTCGTGGCCACCCTGACCAAGCCCCTTTACGAGCGGGCCGGGTACGACCGCCACGTGGCCGCAGGGGTGGTGGCCACCGCGGGGAGCATCGCCCTCATCACCCCACCCGTCATGGGTTCCATCGCCTTCCTCATGGTGGAGATCCTGGAGATCCCCTACCTCCAGGTGATCGTCATGGCCTTGGGGCCCGCCCTCCTCTACCTCATCTCCATCATGGCCTTCAACGAGTTCTACGCCCGCAAGATGGGCCTTCCCCCCGTAGGAGTGGACTTCCCGGGAAGCCGGAGGGCCTACACCCTCCGCTACAGCGTCCTCTTCCTGCCCATCCTCCTCATCATCGCCCTCCTCTACCTGGGCTATGAGGTGCGCACCGCGGCCAGCCTGGCCCTGGTGGCCTTCGTGCTCATCGCCTACCTGGACCCCACCCTAAGGCCCAAGGGCTTCGGGCCCATCCTGGAGGGCCTCGAGGGGGGCTTCCGCATCCTACTGCCCATCGGCACCGCGGTCACCGCCGCCAACCTCATCTTCACCATGATGGTGACCTCGGGCCTGCCCTCCAAGTTCAGCCAGCTCTTGCAGCAGGTCTCCGGGGAAAGCCTCCTCCTGGCCACCCTGATCACCGCCGTCTTCAGCCTCATCCTGGGCATGGGGGTGCCCCCCACGGCCACCTATGTGCTCACCTCCGCCCTGACCGCCCCGGCCATCATCGCCTTGGCTATCGAAAATGGCCTCCCGGCCTCTGCGGCCCTCCTGGCCACCCACATGTTCCTCTTCTACTACGCGGTCCTGGCAGAGGTGACCCCGCCCGTAGCCCTGGCGGGCTACGCCGCCGCCAGCGTTTTCGGTACCAACCCCCTCACCACCGGGGTCTACGCGGCCCGGGTGGCCCTCTCCAAGTACCTGGTGGGTTTCTTCTTCCTCCTCTCCTACTCGGGCACGGGCCTCCTCATCATCCCCGTGTTGCAAAACTCCCCACCCGCCGAGGCCTGGCCCATCATCCTGGAGCGCTTCCTGGCCGTGGCCGCAGGGATCATCTACCTCTCGGCCTCAGGGGCCGGGTACACGAGGAGGCCCCTACGGCGCTGGGAGGCCTGGGCCCTGGGGATCCTGGCGGTCATGCTCTTCGTGCCCTATGGACCCCTCAACCTCCTGGCCTTTCTCCTGGGGCTGCCCTTCTTCCTCAAGGGCTTGACCCGGGCCCCCAAGGAGGCTTAA
- a CDS encoding S1C family serine protease, with protein sequence MNLGRSFVGFLVLALLAGAVLWWGLSTGQERSPAASPVPQEAEPGLLEYERNTVEIVERYGKGVVFVAVRTAPQPLALPPGLEFFAPFLQLPPREGSGSGFVIDGEGHILTNYHVVQGAQEITVRFHGDPQEYRARLVGAAPPLDLALIRVEAPKEQLVPLVLGDSDRIRVGQKAIAMGNPFGLEFTVTQGIVSAIRENPGAIGDETGLVPQVIQTDAAINPGNSGGPLLNSRGEVIGINTAILTPTGQFGAAQFAGVGFALPINLVKAYLPELKAGRTLTAQEIIRSRPRLGVSLVPLSAYPERLRQQHGLPATGLMVQEVERNSPAERAGLRPPSRFAFLQLPTGEALQVGLDGDVLLEADGVPLTSIARLRQVLFAKVPGEEVVLRVWRQGEVLTLRASPQVLP encoded by the coding sequence GTGAACCTCGGCCGATCCTTTGTGGGTTTCCTGGTGCTCGCCCTCCTGGCAGGGGCGGTGCTCTGGTGGGGCCTTTCCACAGGCCAGGAGCGTTCCCCGGCGGCTTCCCCGGTCCCCCAGGAGGCCGAGCCCGGCCTTCTGGAGTACGAGCGCAACACGGTGGAGATCGTGGAGCGTTACGGCAAAGGGGTGGTTTTCGTGGCGGTGCGGACCGCTCCCCAGCCCTTAGCCCTTCCCCCGGGCCTGGAGTTCTTCGCCCCCTTTTTGCAACTCCCTCCCCGGGAGGGCTCGGGTTCGGGCTTCGTGATCGACGGGGAGGGGCACATCCTCACCAACTACCACGTGGTCCAGGGAGCCCAGGAGATCACCGTGCGCTTCCACGGGGACCCCCAGGAGTACCGGGCCCGCCTGGTGGGGGCGGCCCCGCCCTTGGACCTGGCCCTCATCCGGGTGGAAGCCCCAAAGGAGCAGCTCGTGCCCCTGGTCCTGGGGGACTCGGACCGCATCCGCGTGGGGCAGAAGGCCATCGCCATGGGCAACCCCTTCGGCCTGGAGTTCACCGTGACCCAGGGGATCGTCTCCGCCATCCGGGAGAACCCCGGGGCCATCGGGGACGAGACCGGCCTGGTGCCCCAGGTGATCCAGACCGATGCCGCCATCAACCCGGGGAACTCCGGGGGGCCCCTGCTCAACTCCCGGGGGGAGGTGATCGGCATCAACACCGCCATCCTCACCCCCACGGGCCAGTTCGGAGCCGCCCAGTTCGCCGGGGTGGGGTTCGCCCTGCCCATCAACCTGGTGAAGGCCTACCTGCCCGAGCTCAAGGCGGGCCGCACCCTCACCGCACAGGAGATCATAAGGAGCCGCCCCCGGCTCGGGGTTTCCCTGGTGCCCCTCTCCGCCTATCCCGAAAGGCTCAGGCAGCAGCACGGCCTGCCGGCCACCGGCCTCATGGTGCAGGAGGTGGAGCGGAACAGCCCCGCGGAGCGGGCGGGCCTCCGCCCGCCCAGCCGCTTCGCCTTCCTCCAGCTGCCCACGGGGGAGGCCCTGCAGGTGGGGCTGGACGGGGACGTGCTCCTGGAAGCCGACGGCGTTCCCCTCACCTCCATCGCCCGCCTGCGCCAGGTCCTCTTCGCCAAGGTCCCGGGGGAGGAGGTGGTCCTGCGGGTCTGGCGGCAAGGGGAGGTCCTGACCCTCCGGGCTTCTCCCCAGGTCCTGCCCTGA
- the mutL gene encoding DNA mismatch repair endonuclease MutL has translation MIRPLPEELRGLLARGEVLLGVKDAVRELLENALDAGARRVRVELWGGGLERLAVEDDGAGIPLEELPLAVEPFATSKLTDPAHITTLGFRGQALYALRQAALLRLRSRPRGQVGGGLLLVQGDRVELKEVPAPPGTWVEAVGLFRGEGRDPAREARGVLDLLRRYLLHHPFLSLALFAEGEARLLFPGAGLREAARLAFGPVLSARLLPLEAEAGGMRLQGLLSGPQASRTRPDLLFLAVNGRPVAWPEGLLKALRRAYRELLPEGHFPVGAVNLSLPPGLFRLRLDARKEEVEVAREVEALLGEAVGGLFARLGLARALPEPKPLLPLSPPTPSGLPRLRYLAQFRESYLLAQGEDTLYVVDQHAAHERVIFEEFQRRLEAEGPKPLPYPVLVELSPEEEALLGGEALAALFAHEAFGPGRVRLLAAPAFLHPYPLLLPEVFREALRGEGRNLRGLLARLACLPAVKAGHPLGGAQGQALLDALLACRTPWVCPHGRPVLLALKEEDLIRRFGRRSGARAGGEARPRPPGENSPEAPWPKEG, from the coding sequence GTGATCCGCCCCCTCCCCGAGGAGCTCCGCGGCCTCCTGGCCCGGGGCGAGGTGCTCCTTGGGGTGAAGGACGCCGTGCGGGAACTTCTGGAGAACGCCCTGGACGCCGGGGCCCGGAGGGTGCGGGTGGAGCTTTGGGGCGGGGGGCTGGAACGGCTCGCGGTGGAGGACGACGGGGCGGGCATTCCTCTGGAGGAGCTCCCCTTGGCGGTGGAGCCCTTCGCCACCAGCAAGCTCACCGATCCCGCCCACATCACCACGTTGGGTTTCCGGGGCCAAGCCCTCTACGCCCTCCGCCAGGCGGCTCTCCTGCGCCTGCGCTCGAGGCCCCGGGGGCAGGTGGGGGGAGGGCTTCTCCTGGTGCAGGGGGACCGGGTGGAGCTCAAAGAGGTGCCCGCCCCTCCGGGCACCTGGGTGGAGGCGGTGGGCCTCTTCCGGGGGGAGGGGAGGGATCCCGCCCGGGAGGCCCGGGGGGTGCTGGACCTCCTCCGGCGCTACCTTCTCCACCACCCCTTCCTCTCCCTGGCCCTCTTCGCCGAGGGGGAGGCCCGGCTCCTCTTCCCCGGGGCGGGCCTAAGGGAGGCCGCCCGGCTCGCCTTCGGCCCGGTGCTTTCCGCAAGGCTCCTCCCCCTGGAGGCGGAGGCGGGGGGGATGCGCCTCCAGGGCCTCCTCTCCGGGCCCCAGGCCTCCCGCACCCGGCCCGACCTCCTCTTCCTGGCGGTGAACGGCAGGCCCGTGGCCTGGCCGGAAGGGCTTCTCAAGGCCCTCCGCCGGGCCTACCGCGAGCTCCTCCCCGAGGGGCACTTTCCCGTGGGGGCAGTGAACCTCTCCCTACCCCCAGGCCTCTTCCGCCTGCGTCTGGACGCCCGCAAGGAGGAGGTGGAGGTGGCCCGGGAGGTGGAGGCCCTTCTGGGGGAGGCCGTGGGGGGGCTCTTCGCCCGCCTGGGGCTGGCCCGAGCCCTACCGGAGCCCAAGCCCCTCCTGCCCTTAAGCCCCCCCACCCCTTCGGGCCTGCCCCGCCTGCGCTACCTGGCCCAGTTCCGGGAAAGTTACCTCCTGGCCCAGGGGGAGGACACCCTCTACGTGGTGGACCAGCACGCCGCCCACGAGCGGGTCATCTTCGAGGAGTTCCAAAGGCGCCTGGAGGCGGAGGGGCCGAAGCCCCTGCCCTACCCGGTGCTGGTGGAGCTTTCCCCGGAGGAGGAGGCCCTGCTGGGAGGAGAGGCGCTTGCCGCCCTCTTCGCCCACGAGGCCTTCGGCCCGGGGCGGGTGCGCCTCCTCGCCGCCCCCGCCTTCCTCCACCCCTACCCCCTTCTCCTGCCCGAGGTCTTCCGGGAGGCCCTGAGGGGGGAGGGGAGGAACCTCCGGGGGCTGCTGGCCCGCCTGGCCTGCCTGCCCGCGGTGAAGGCGGGCCACCCCCTGGGGGGCGCCCAGGGCCAGGCCCTCCTGGACGCCCTCCTGGCCTGCCGCACCCCCTGGGTCTGTCCCCACGGGAGGCCCGTCCTCCTGGCCCTCAAGGAGGAGGACCTCATCCGCCGCTTTGGCCGCCGTTCGGGGGCCCGGGCAGGAGGAGAAGCCCGTCCTCGTCCGCCAGGAGAAAATTCCCCGGAAGCACCCTGGCCCAAGGAAGGCTGA
- the rraA gene encoding ribonuclease E activity regulator RraA produces MEWRTADLSDLHPEGETLPMVYRSFGARARFAGRVRTLKVWEDNARVREVLETGGQGQVLVVDGGGSLRTALLGGNLARLAWERGWAGVVVHGAVRDVEELKEVPIGLLALAATPRRSAKEGRGEVDVPLSLPWARVLPGNFLLADEDGLLLLPGPPNGGQSGG; encoded by the coding sequence ATGGAGTGGCGCACAGCGGACCTCTCCGACCTGCACCCCGAGGGGGAAACCCTCCCCATGGTCTACCGGAGCTTCGGCGCCAGGGCCCGCTTCGCCGGGCGGGTGCGCACCCTGAAGGTGTGGGAGGACAACGCCCGGGTGCGCGAGGTCCTGGAAACGGGAGGCCAGGGCCAGGTGCTGGTAGTGGACGGGGGAGGCTCCTTGCGCACCGCCCTCCTCGGGGGCAACCTGGCCCGGCTGGCCTGGGAGAGGGGCTGGGCCGGGGTGGTGGTCCACGGGGCGGTGCGGGATGTGGAGGAGCTCAAGGAAGTGCCCATCGGCCTCCTGGCCCTGGCCGCCACCCCCAGGCGGAGCGCCAAGGAGGGCCGGGGGGAGGTGGACGTGCCCCTCAGCCTTCCTTGGGCCAGGGTGCTTCCGGGGAATTTTCTCCTGGCGGACGAGGACGGGCTTCTCCTCCTGCCCGGGCCCCCGAACGGCGGCCAAAGCGGCGGATGA
- a CDS encoding TAXI family TRAP transporter solute-binding subunit: MQRFVLVLLALLVLGLGLAQRPRVVIATGGVGGVYFYYGTTLAEIWNRAGVAEAQAIQTAASIDNLLLLETRTGGGTYYCATVLPDSAFLAYTGEHERFRGRPARSTRILFAMYPNYLHIAAREGAGIRLVQDLKGKRVSTGAPGSGTEVNALLTLQAAGLSPRDFGKQERLGAAESARALAEGTLDAFFWSGGLPTGAITELAAGLARRGERLYLVPIDPRGTVAQTFQRRFPGVAGTGTIPRDVYGTRADTPTLTFWNFFVCPASLPEEAAYALTKATFENLSTLQTAVAAARDTTLENAVRFVGGTIPYHEGALRYFREVGALR; the protein is encoded by the coding sequence ATGCAAAGGTTTGTTCTGGTCCTCCTGGCCCTTCTCGTCCTCGGCCTAGGGCTGGCGCAAAGGCCCCGGGTGGTCATCGCCACCGGGGGCGTGGGAGGGGTTTACTTCTACTACGGGACCACCCTGGCAGAGATCTGGAACCGGGCCGGGGTGGCCGAGGCCCAGGCCATCCAGACCGCCGCTTCCATCGACAATCTCCTCCTTCTGGAAACCCGTACGGGAGGCGGCACCTACTACTGCGCCACCGTTCTCCCCGACTCCGCCTTCCTGGCCTACACCGGGGAGCACGAGCGCTTCCGCGGCCGGCCCGCCCGCAGCACCCGCATCCTCTTCGCCATGTACCCCAACTACCTGCACATCGCCGCCCGGGAAGGGGCCGGCATCCGGCTGGTACAGGACCTGAAAGGCAAGCGGGTCTCCACCGGGGCCCCCGGCTCGGGCACCGAGGTGAACGCCCTGCTTACCCTGCAGGCGGCGGGGCTCTCCCCCCGGGACTTCGGCAAACAGGAACGCCTGGGGGCGGCGGAGAGCGCCCGGGCCCTGGCCGAGGGCACCCTGGACGCCTTCTTCTGGTCCGGCGGCCTGCCCACGGGGGCCATCACCGAGCTGGCCGCGGGTCTGGCCCGCCGGGGCGAGCGCCTCTACCTGGTGCCCATCGATCCCCGGGGCACCGTAGCCCAGACCTTCCAAAGGCGTTTTCCCGGGGTGGCGGGTACCGGAACCATCCCCCGGGACGTCTACGGCACCCGGGCCGACACCCCCACCCTCACCTTCTGGAACTTCTTCGTCTGCCCGGCAAGCCTCCCCGAAGAGGCCGCCTACGCCCTCACCAAGGCCACCTTCGAGAACCTGTCCACCTTGCAGACGGCGGTGGCCGCTGCCCGGGACACCACTCTGGAAAACGCGGTGCGCTTCGTGGGGGGTACGATCCCCTACCACGAGGGGGCCCTGCGCTACTTCCGGGAGGTGGGGGCCCTGCGGTGA
- the purU gene encoding formyltetrahydrofolate deformylase yields the protein MDEARLLITCPDRPGIVAAVSGFLYAHGANITELQQHSTDPEGGTFFMRLAFTLRHLDLSRPALERAFREVVAERFAMAWRIAYASERKRVAVLVSKPAHALLELLWRYRVGELPMDLRLVISNHPHHREEVERFGVAYHHVPVAAGGKEEAEERMLALLEAGGVEVVVLARYMQVLSPRFVARYPMRILNIHHSFLPAFAGADPYRQAHERGVKLIGATAHYVTEELDGGPIIEQDVVRVSHRHSVAEMRRLGRELERTVLARAVRWHLEDRILVHGNKTVVFV from the coding sequence ATGGACGAGGCCCGCCTCCTCATCACCTGCCCCGACCGTCCCGGCATCGTGGCGGCGGTTTCCGGCTTCCTCTACGCCCACGGGGCCAACATCACCGAGCTGCAGCAGCACTCCACCGACCCCGAAGGGGGGACCTTCTTCATGCGCCTGGCCTTCACCCTGCGCCATCTGGACCTCTCCCGCCCCGCCCTGGAGCGGGCCTTCCGGGAGGTGGTGGCGGAGCGCTTCGCCATGGCCTGGCGCATCGCTTACGCCTCGGAGCGGAAGCGGGTGGCCGTCCTGGTCTCCAAGCCGGCCCACGCTCTCCTGGAGCTCCTTTGGCGCTACCGGGTGGGGGAGCTGCCCATGGACCTGCGCCTGGTCATCTCCAACCACCCCCACCACCGGGAGGAGGTGGAGCGCTTCGGGGTGGCCTACCACCACGTGCCCGTGGCGGCGGGAGGGAAGGAGGAAGCCGAGGAGAGGATGCTGGCCCTCCTGGAGGCGGGGGGGGTGGAGGTGGTGGTCCTGGCCCGCTACATGCAGGTCCTTTCTCCCCGCTTCGTGGCCCGGTACCCCATGCGGATCCTCAACATCCACCACTCCTTCCTCCCCGCCTTCGCCGGGGCGGACCCCTACCGCCAGGCCCACGAGCGGGGGGTGAAGCTCATCGGGGCCACGGCCCACTACGTCACCGAGGAGCTGGACGGGGGGCCCATCATCGAGCAGGACGTGGTGCGGGTCTCCCACCGCCACTCCGTGGCGGAGATGCGGAGGCTCGGGCGGGAGCTGGAGCGCACCGTCTTGGCGCGGGCCGTGCGCTGGCACCTGGAAGACCGCATCCTGGTCCACGGCAACAAGACGGTGGTCTTCGTCTAA
- a CDS encoding MFS transporter, translating to MLALALLKDPFYRPYWLALFTSQMGTWMQAAAQAWLVLLLTGSAERLGLVVALQFLPSLLFSLPAGVLADRYPKRALLLLTQGGMMLLALLMALLILTGLVDYAHVLLFAFLYGALNAMDLPVRQSFTVELAGKERYPGAIALNSFGFNLSRLLGPALAGLLIALFGVGVAYLANALSFLPLLLVLQRLPGGPAGEGGDGRFWGQAGEGVRFVLEHPLVRRVVGLVLFATLLGMNFQTLVPAYARLVLEMEAAGYGLLLSSVGFGALGAALVMAFTGRPKPARLLLGVFALALAHLGLFLPYPSLAPLFLALGGFGMISVLINANTLVQLAVPDRLRGRVMAVYSLVMLGTGPLGAYLTGLLFELLGGRSAALALGGAVLLVGLYQLRPWPRAATPPA from the coding sequence GTGCTGGCCTTGGCCCTCCTCAAGGACCCCTTCTACCGTCCCTACTGGCTGGCCCTCTTCACCTCCCAGATGGGCACCTGGATGCAGGCCGCGGCCCAGGCGTGGCTGGTCCTCCTCCTCACTGGGAGCGCGGAGAGGCTCGGCCTGGTGGTGGCCCTCCAGTTCCTCCCTTCCCTCCTCTTCTCCCTGCCCGCGGGGGTGTTGGCCGACCGCTACCCCAAGCGGGCCCTCCTCCTCCTCACCCAAGGGGGGATGATGCTTTTGGCCCTCCTCATGGCCCTCCTCATCCTCACCGGGCTGGTGGACTACGCCCACGTCCTCCTCTTCGCCTTCCTCTACGGGGCCCTGAACGCCATGGACCTGCCCGTGCGCCAGAGCTTCACCGTGGAGCTGGCGGGCAAGGAGCGCTACCCCGGGGCCATCGCTTTGAACTCCTTCGGCTTCAACCTGAGCCGCCTCCTGGGCCCGGCCCTCGCTGGCCTCCTCATCGCCCTTTTCGGGGTAGGGGTGGCCTACCTGGCCAACGCCCTCTCCTTCCTCCCTCTCCTCCTGGTCCTCCAGCGTCTCCCCGGGGGTCCGGCCGGGGAAGGGGGGGACGGCCGCTTCTGGGGGCAGGCGGGAGAAGGGGTGCGCTTCGTCCTGGAGCACCCCCTGGTGCGCCGGGTGGTGGGCCTGGTCCTCTTCGCCACCCTCCTGGGCATGAACTTCCAGACCCTGGTCCCCGCCTACGCCCGGCTGGTCCTGGAGATGGAAGCCGCCGGTTACGGCCTGCTGCTGTCCAGCGTGGGTTTTGGGGCCCTGGGGGCGGCCCTGGTGATGGCCTTCACGGGAAGGCCCAAACCGGCGCGCCTCCTTCTCGGGGTCTTCGCCCTGGCCCTGGCCCACCTGGGCCTCTTCCTACCCTACCCTTCCCTGGCCCCCCTCTTCCTGGCCCTGGGGGGGTTTGGGATGATCTCGGTGCTCATCAACGCCAACACCCTGGTGCAGCTCGCCGTGCCCGACCGCCTCAGGGGCCGGGTCATGGCCGTGTACAGCCTGGTGATGCTGGGAACGGGGCCATTGGGGGCCTACCTCACCGGGCTTCTTTTCGAGCTTCTGGGTGGCCGCTCTGCGGCTTTGGCCCTGGGGGGTGCGGTGCTCCTGGTGGGCCTTTACCAGCTCAGGCCTTGGCCTAGGGCCGCCACTCCTCCGGCCTAG
- a CDS encoding TAXI family TRAP transporter solute-binding subunit, translating into MRKAFVVLLALVLGLVLAQKPRVVVGTGSTGGVFFYYGTTLADLINRAGVAEAQPVQTGGSYDNLLLLRDRTNPQANTYYCALTTTDSAYVAYTGEEPRFRARKADSQRVMFYMYPSFIHIVTTEKTGIRVVQDLAGKRVSTGQPGSSTENLALMVLQAAGVRPESFAKRERLPVAEGAKALSEGTLDAFFWVGGVPTGSIVELSTSLARKGDRVHLIPIDPRSTTAQVALRRFPGLLEPTVVPRTVYNTRGDVSGLNTGNIVVCPESLPAEVAYGIMRAVFENLETLRTSVAAARDTSLENTARLFGRLVIPFHPGAERYLRERGVLR; encoded by the coding sequence ATGAGGAAAGCCTTTGTTGTTCTGCTGGCCTTAGTCCTAGGTCTAGTCCTGGCCCAGAAGCCCCGGGTGGTGGTGGGTACCGGCAGCACGGGAGGCGTCTTCTTCTACTACGGCACCACCTTGGCCGACCTCATCAACCGGGCCGGGGTAGCCGAGGCCCAGCCGGTGCAGACCGGGGGCTCTTACGACAACCTCCTCCTGCTGCGGGATCGCACCAACCCCCAGGCCAACACCTACTACTGCGCCCTCACCACCACCGACTCCGCCTACGTGGCCTACACCGGGGAAGAACCCCGCTTCCGCGCCCGCAAGGCCGACAGCCAGCGGGTGATGTTCTACATGTACCCCTCCTTCATCCACATCGTCACCACGGAGAAGACGGGCATCCGGGTGGTGCAGGACCTGGCGGGCAAGCGGGTTTCTACGGGCCAGCCCGGTTCCAGCACGGAGAACCTGGCCCTCATGGTCCTGCAGGCGGCAGGAGTCCGGCCGGAGAGCTTCGCCAAGCGGGAGCGCCTGCCGGTGGCCGAAGGGGCCAAGGCTCTTTCCGAGGGCACCCTGGATGCCTTCTTCTGGGTGGGCGGGGTGCCTACAGGGAGTATCGTGGAGCTCTCCACCAGCCTGGCCCGCAAGGGAGACCGGGTCCACCTCATCCCCATCGACCCGCGGAGCACCACGGCCCAGGTAGCCCTGCGCCGCTTCCCAGGGCTTTTGGAACCCACGGTGGTGCCCCGCACGGTCTACAACACCCGCGGCGATGTTTCCGGGCTCAACACGGGTAACATCGTGGTCTGCCCGGAGAGCCTTCCCGCCGAGGTGGCCTACGGCATCATGCGGGCCGTGTTTGAGAACCTGGAAACCCTGCGCACCTCGGTGGCCGCCGCCCGGGACACCAGCCTGGAGAACACCGCCCGGCTCTTCGGCCGGCTGGTCATTCCCTTCCACCCGGGAGCCGAGCGCTACCTGAGGGAAAGGGGCGTCCTCCGCTAG
- a CDS encoding GNAT family N-acetyltransferase has product MGFWERAPLRLRRYLVYWREGSWPSVTPSPGVALEPVSPELLPRLPEAVDGFHPGRPRPVRTLFADYLLWGHRGVVLWAEGAYAGHLWLRPPGTPPPPHLPWGFLPEPLFWAYDAFVLPPFRGRGLIRLALAGLCQGVEEVYAEVHPENRAARRSLEATGFRPAGLLNVLILGVPRLRWWRFARFRPL; this is encoded by the coding sequence ATGGGCTTCTGGGAGCGGGCCCCCCTGCGCCTGCGGCGCTACCTGGTTTACTGGCGGGAAGGCTCCTGGCCCTCCGTTACCCCTTCCCCGGGGGTGGCCCTGGAGCCCGTGAGTCCTGAGCTTTTGCCCCGCCTGCCGGAGGCGGTGGACGGCTTCCACCCGGGAAGGCCCCGGCCCGTGCGTACCCTCTTCGCCGACTACCTCCTCTGGGGGCACCGGGGGGTGGTCCTCTGGGCCGAGGGGGCCTACGCCGGGCACCTCTGGCTCCGCCCTCCCGGTACCCCCCCACCCCCCCACCTTCCTTGGGGGTTTCTGCCGGAGCCCCTCTTTTGGGCCTACGACGCCTTCGTCCTACCCCCCTTCCGGGGCCGGGGTCTGATCCGCCTGGCCCTAGCCGGGCTTTGCCAGGGGGTGGAAGAGGTCTACGCCGAGGTCCATCCGGAGAACCGGGCTGCCCGGAGGAGCCTCGAGGCCACGGGCTTCCGCCCCGCGGGCCTGCTCAACGTCCTCATCCTGGGGGTGCCGCGGCTGCGCTGGTGGCGGTTCGCCCGCTTCCGCCCCCTCTAG